From a single Brassica oleracea var. oleracea cultivar TO1000 chromosome C5, BOL, whole genome shotgun sequence genomic region:
- the LOC106344994 gene encoding uncharacterized protein LOC106344994, whose product MLVVALPKESREATMCKGFGSTLIEPALQWYINLPTRSISSFAGLSDKSVEQFASSRSLEKTSDGLYEILQHRVEPLRDYIALFNQEKVVVPECSIPTAISAFKRGLLPVGGLYKELTMYPCKTMEDVLSRAWPQVKWEVDVASRAKAQPKQDQRSARSDRGDRGERSSQKGTGAEPVNALRQMDQQVKWPPKMKEPDSFRNPELWCDFHRGHGHKTEDCIALRIEVNELLQKGHIREFLSDKAKAHLSKETVGKSKGAAPTSPPCQDRVIHVICGGSEVNRVSHAAEKKNTCNAKHGLETTQPKRPLLGTDEISFTAKEQEKILAPHHDALVISLTVANCLVKRILVDNGISSNIIFQTAYQDLRLEESTLTRKVTPLIGFSGEVKQTAGEAILPVYAEGVNMSTKFLVIDCQSAYNMILGRLWIHAMGEFPSTLH is encoded by the exons ATGTTGGTGGTTGCACTCCCTAAGGAGTCCCGTGAAGCCACAATGTGCAAAGGGTTCGGTTCCACTCTGATCGAACCTGCCTTGCAATGGTACATCAATCTCCCTACCAGGTCCATATCTTCCTTCGCAGGCCTGAGCGACAAATCCGTGGAGCAATTCGCAAGCAGTAGGAGCCTGGAGAAGACGTCAGATGGTCTCTACGAGATCCTCCAGCATCGAGTGGAACCCCTGCGAGACTACATAGCCCTCTTCAACCAGGAGAAAGTGGTGGTCCCCGAATGCAGCATCCCTACCGCAATCTCTGCCTTCAAAAGAGGTCTACTTCCAGTTGGGGGGTTATACAAAGAGTTGACCATGTACCCTTGCAAGACGATGGAAGATGTGTTGTCCCGAGCCTGGCCGCAGGTGAAGTGGGAGGTAGATGTTGCTAGCCGTGCCAAGGCTCAGCCAAAGCAGGACCAAAGGTCAGCCCGATCAGATCGAGGAGACCGAGGGGAAAGATCCTCCCAGAAAGGAACAGGGGCAG AGCCAGTCAACGCACTGAGGCAGATGGACCAACAGGTTAAGTGGCCTCCAAAGATGAAAGAACCTGACTCGTTCCGGAACCCAGAACTTTGGTGCGACTTCCATCGCGGTCATGGCCACAAAACCGAAGACTGCATCGCCCTGAGGATCGAGGTCAACGAACTACTCCAAAAGGGCCATATCCGAGAATTCCTCTCAGACAAAGCCAAGGCCCACCTCAGCAAAGAGACAGTAGGGAAATCCAAAGGAGCTGCACCAACCTCACCACCTTGCCAAGATCGGGTGATCCATGTCATATGTGGAGGTTCAGAAGTAAACAGAGTGAGCCACGCAGCCGAAAAGAAAAACACCTGTAACGCTAAGCATGGTCTGGAAACGACCCAACCGAAGCGCCCACTTCTAGGCACCGACGAGATAAGCTTCACAGCTAAGGAGCAAGAGAAGATCCTAGCTCCCCACCATGATGCTCTAGTTATCTCTCTCACCGTAGCAAACTGCTTGGTAAAAAGAATACTAGTAGACAACGGAATCTCCAGCAACATTATCTTCCAGACGGCATACCAAGATCTAAGGCTGGAGGAGAGCACCCTGACGCGCAAGGTAACACCACTAATCGGATTCAGCGGCGAGGTCAAGCAAACTGCTGGAGAGGCTATCCTCCCAGTATACGCTGAAGGGGTCAACATGTCTACCAAATTCCTGGTCATAGATTGCCAATCGGCATATAACATGATCTTGGGACGACTCTGGATTCACGCCATGGGAGAATTCCCTTCAACCCTTCATTAG